The Papaver somniferum cultivar HN1 chromosome 3, ASM357369v1, whole genome shotgun sequence genome includes a region encoding these proteins:
- the LOC113357821 gene encoding CBL-interacting serine/threonine-protein kinase 14-like, whose product MEEPSESSSDYGDISPVTEHILFEKYEIGRLLGCGAFAKVYHARNIQTGQSVAIKAISKQKIIKGGLMTNIKREISIMRQLHHPYIVKLFEVLATKAKIYFVMEFVKGGELFAKVAKCRFSEDLSRRYFQQLITAVGYCHSHGVFHRDLKPENLLLDDKGDLKVSDFGLSAVTSQVQNDGLLHTLCGTPAYVAPEILAKKGYNGAKIDIWSCGVILFVLNSGYLPFNDRNLMVMYRKIYKGEFRVPKWTSPGLRHLFSRLLDTNPITRITVDEIIQDPWFRKGYKEVKFHEYDNNLIKEVDQENNGGSKFLNAFDIISFSSGFDLSGLFKDFDNSVAVESDRFITAETPENITKKISEAAAKEGLTMRKKDWKLMLEGQNGKLLVGIEMYQLTEKLAVVEVRSCEGVWKKKIQPELSSLIYQPEASGSGNTN is encoded by the coding sequence ATGGAAGAACCATCCGAATCATCATCAGATTACGGTGACATATCACCGGTAACCGAACACATTCTATTCGAGAAATACGAGATCGGACGTCTACTCGGTTGCGGTGCGTTCGCAAAAGTATATCACGCAAGAAACATACAGACGGGACAGAGTGTCGCCATTAAAGCAATCAGCAAACAGAAAATCATCAAGGGAGGGTTGATGACGAACATCAAGAGAGAAATCTCAATTATGAGGCAATTGCATCATCCGTATATCGTCAAATTATTCGAAGTGTTGGCAACAAAAGCGAAGATATATTTCGTGATGGAGTTTGTCAAAGGTGGTGAGCTTTTCGCAAAGGTGGCGAAATGTAGATTTAGCGAAGATTTGAGTCGACGGTATTTTCAGCAGTTGATAACAGCTGTAGGTTATTGTCATTCTCATGGCGTTTTCCATCGTGATCTGAAACCGGAGAATTTGTTGCTGGACGATAAGGGTGATTTGAAGGTGTCGGATTTTGGTCTCAGTGCGGTGACATCGCAGGTGCAAAATGATGGCTTGTTGCATACATTATGTGGAACACCGGCGTATGTAGCTCCGGAGATTTTAGCGAAGAAAGGTTATAATGGGGCTAAGATTGATATTTGGTCATGTGGTGTCATATTGTTCGTGTTGAACTCCGGTTATCTTCCGTTTAATGATCGGAATTTGATGGTGATGTATCGGAAAATATATAAGGGTGAGTTCCGTGTACCGAAATGGACTTCACCGGGTTTGCGCCATCTTTTTTCACGGCTTCTGGATACGAATCCGATTACTAGAATTACCGTCGATGAAATTATTCAAGACCCGTGGTTTCGGAAAGGCTATAAAGAGGTCAAATTCCATGAATATGATAATAATCTGATCAAAGAGGTGGATCAAGAAAACAACGGCGGTTCAAAGTTCTTGAATGCGTTCGATATTATCTCATTCTCTTCGGGGTTTGATTTATCGGGTTTGTTCAAAGATTTCGATAACTCCGTCGCGGTAGAAAGTGATCGATTTATTACTGCAGAGACGCCGGAGAACATTACGAAAAAGATCAGTGAAGCCGCGGCGAAAGAAGGTCTAACGATGAGGAAAAAAGATTGGAAACTAATGCTGGAAGGGCAAAATGGGAAATTACTCGTCGGGATCGAAATGTATCAGTTGACGGAAAAGTTAGCCGTGGTGGAAGTACGGTCGTGTGAAGGTGTTTGGAAAAAGAAAATCCAGCCGGAGCTAAGTTCACTGATTTACCAACCGGAAGCAAGTGGATCGGGTAATACTAATTGA